From a region of the Syngnathus typhle isolate RoL2023-S1 ecotype Sweden linkage group LG12, RoL_Styp_1.0, whole genome shotgun sequence genome:
- the LOC133163722 gene encoding mediator of RNA polymerase II transcription subunit 13-like isoform X6 has product MDKGFVRVGKWFFKPHQLQEKSLGSSEHLSCSFSFFLHGESNVCTSVEIAQHQPAYHITEQHIRLAHTSVAPIQVILSPYGLSGTLTGQAYKMSDPAARKLMEEWSYFYPMVLKRKAGSGEENVEPADDRNAHVAVEVVVGGVRMTYPAAFVLIGQGQLPAEPPPPAPAAQGLLAREQNHCSVPLTPPTSPEQPCSADSGFVTSASSVPTPDSSLGVSNLSPKHSGKKLTCQVVHQAWRECYLSQPQHTLKQPADVTPKKEVPNGVTTWDFNDVGARAPCSCSRVKQQKLTTTANISNPQIGANPSSGSSLYASSIPKHKTSDKTEKADKQSKRPAMIPFHHRVSVTQETSLEQDSPGGGQLSGLVALDPPMEPMATLASCKYPKPLSNGRKAPESLLLSPMSPLPPTLSPHPRVQDPEVLEGPLDMHVCQEAAVGMGLMTSETAMYMALLKQRENGAGWWRGFRTPRTDKMDFRPPEVLADKLEEGKTEAIPEGTALKRLYTQAQKRFKISDERLRDHVQTLGLLQQPVVEALREPGEDPYDFKEGDIEYTFSTSKRLKSQGRESSKRAKSEEITSNGNLPDGKDAMSIFNSAPKSDDSSPDDAAAKANPSLTREKDLVVNISDLDNIFDEDEEELGTVSPNQHSTKVTVSTEDRPLSKEGRAAVPYPSTVADLQRMFPTPPSLEQHPAFSPIMTYRDTPSQEPPSAPGGAPDYLVPLAASQLPEFRMDLEEGMASPWQEDFKTQVVSSMFAPLSCLPSQSLPPLKIPEQCYYRPSWTLLPKMEHIPAAMHAQSSGFVRDGYTNIPSVSALTEQDYNQMSGTTASVSTTVGILPSPATPRFSVPTPRTPRTPRGMNPASCGQGSVKQDGTELSSPASTPSTSLPLSSVEPLARPRPCLPESHSLYAILLLSDSVLNVFKDRNFDSCCICACNMNVKGADVGVYIPDSTCEDQYRCMCGFSAIVNRQLAHGTGLFLEDELDIYGRSSEIGRAAERRLALGRREPTMGDPRAKRPQDAAPASPSLMVLLQEQCSQPISSLASLHLPHGYSSYSRKGVLLQSWLSEKQWVDGSDACVECYNALEQGLQYVDNSTGGKVDPAVVRSTALHPWPHTNVADMSMLSSQDMVRLLLSLQPFLQDAIQKKRTGRTWDNIQHVQGPLTWQQFHKMAGRGSYGSEESPEPLPIPTVLLGYDRERDFLALSPLALPFWEKLLLEPYGGQRDAAYVVLCPNSPPLLAAARAFFQELSAVYETCRLGKHRPLAKVSRDGIVRVGEEVESERLEDLDVDQWLSGPWAGEQHMDNLSKLKLYAYACKLQLGPQLSVLPLDSTLLLPPRIQTSASSAQPASSGQPQTWATDAEAASGAPGAPGAPGAPGAPGAPGAGGSATPAATPSGQTAELTPGGSGESKGPLSGAPAANTPAENSDATTEQSRIGIPTGPDSTDSRTNPPAIVVYVVDAFLSPTGMRSEGGEEEEGDEVEAESVWLLGLLRCYTEMLQTLPETVRPALVLQVVPCQYLLQPASGESHLYLQHLRSLAFSCYSQCRRLRPQHTHIKSLTGFGPVSTVTSVLKSPDHPSPVHLYSPPFILGPTRPKQPEQGEIWAEVPPRYNVLFVGYCLSHDQRWILVSCTDQQGELLETCIINVDVPNRARRPKVSARKMGLQKLWEWCVGIIQMTSLPWRIVIGRLGRLGHGELKDWSSLLGEHSLHSTGRQLREACRMCGISAADTPSILSACLVAMEPQGSLVVMPDAVTMGSVFGRSTALNLQTSQLNTPQDASCTHILVFPTSATTQLAPSSYPTEDNNDDMFDLPFPDELENDIGHDMMLITGNLHPSPNTSPVPSPGSPSGMGSHFQHTRSQGERLLSRDNPPEELKQQPLALGYYVSTAQAGGLPHWFWAPYPQAENQCPLFLKASLHHHISMVQSDELVADKTKRTPHPLDSKTTSDVLRFVLEQYNALSWLTCTPATQDRQSCLPVHLAVLVQMYNAILNML; this is encoded by the exons ATGGACAAAGGATTCGTGAGAGTCGGCAAGTGGTTCTTCAAGCCGCACCAACTGCAGGAAAAGTCTCTGGGCAGCAG TGAGCACCTGTCGTGTTCCTTCTCCTTCTTCCTGCACGGGGAGAGCAACGTGTGCACCAGCGTGGAGATCGCCCAGCACCAGCCGGCGTATCACATCACAGAACAGCACATTCGCCTCGCACACACCTCCGTCGCGCCAATACAAG TGATCCTGAGCCCATACGGTCTGAGCGGTACTCTGACGGGTCAAGCCTATAAAATGAGCGACCCGGCAGCACGCAAACTGATGGAGGAATGGAGCTACTTTTACCCCATGGTACTGAAGCGGAAGGCGGGAAGCGGCGAGGAGAACGTCGAGCCGGCCGATGATCGCAACGCTCACGTGGCCGTGGAGGTGGTCGTCG GTGGAGTAAGGATGACCTACCCAGCTGCTTTTGTGCTGATTGGCCAGGGCCAGCTGCCGGCGGAGCCACCTCCACCTGCTCCTGCAGCTCAGGGCCTCCTCGCCAGAGAGCAGAACCACTGCAGCGTGCCGCTCACGCCGCCGACATCGCCGGAGCAGCCTTGCTCGG CGGACAGTGGATTCGTGACCTCGGCCTCGAGTGTCCCAACGCCAGACAGCAGTCTGGGGGTCAGCAACCTCAGCCCAAAGcattctgggaaaaagctgactTGTCAGGTGGTCCACCAAGCTTGGAGGGAGTGCTACCTCAGCCAGCCTCAACACAC ACTCAAGCAGCCAGCTGACGTGACGCCCAAGAAGGAAGTGCCAAACGGAGTCACCACGTGGGATTTCAATGACGTCGGTGCGCGAGCACCATGCAGCTGCTCGAG GGTGAAGCAACAGAAGTTGACAACCACCGCAAACATCTCCAACCCCCAGATTGGCGCCAATCCGTCCTCCGGCTCGTCATTATACGCGTCTTCCATACCCAAACATAAGACGAGCGATAAGACTGAAAAGGCTGACAAACAATCCAAGAGGCCGGCCATGATCCCCTTTCACCACCGTGTGTCTGTCACCCAAGAGACCTCTCTGGAGCAGGACTCCCCTGGGGGGGGCCAGCTCAGTGGTCTGGTAGCCCTGGATCCACCCATGGAGCCTATGGCCACTCTGGCAAGCTGCAAGTATCCCAAACCGCTCTCCAATGGCAGGAAAGCCCCGGAGTCCCTTCTCTTGTCGCCAATGTCTCCGCTCCCTCCTACACTTAGTCCACATCCTCGGGTTCAGGACCCAGAAGTACTGGAAGGGCCCCTGGACATGCACGTATGTCAGGAGGCAGCGGTGGGCATGGGCTTGATGACCAGTGAGACAGCAATGTACATGGCCCTGCTGAAGCAGAGAGAGAATGGGGCCGGCTGGTGGAGAGGCTTCCGGACTCCCAGGACTGATAAGATGGATTTCAGACCTCCAGAGGTCTTGGCTGATAAACTAGAGGAAGGGAAGACCGAGGCGATCCCCGAGGGAACTGCTCTAAAGAG ACTTTACACACAGGCGCAAAAGAGATTTAAAATCTCCGACGAGAGATTGCGGGACCACGTCCAGACGCTGGGCCTGCTCCAGCAGCCGGTCGTGGAGGCTCTGCGCGAACCAGGGGAAGACCCTTACGACTTCAAGGAAGGTGACATCGAGTACACCTTCTCCACTTCCAAGAGATTAAAGAGTCAAGGGCGAGAATCCAGCAAGAGAGCCAAG AGTGAAGAAATCACCAGCAATGGCAACCTGCCAGATGGAAAAGATGCAATGTCCATTTTCAACTCTGCTCCTAAATCAG ACGACTCCAGTCCGGACGATGCCGCTGCCAAAGCCAATCCGTCTCTGACTCGAGAAAAAGACCTGGTGGTGAACATTTCGGATCTGGACAACATAtttgatgaagatgaggaggagcttGGG ACGGTTTCCCCCAACCAGCACTCAACCAAAGTCACAGTCTCCACCGAAGATCGTCCGCTGAGTAAAGAAGGCAGAGCGGCAGTTCCTTATCCATCGA CAGTAGCAGACCTGCAACGTATGTTCCCCACGCCACCTTCACTGGAGCAGCATCCGGCCTTCTCTCCCATCATGACGTACCGCGACACGCCCAGCCAGGAGCCCCCCTCCGCTCCCGGCGGAGCGCCCGACTACCTCGTGCCGCTCGCCGCCAGCCAACTGCCTGAATTCAGGATGGATCTGGAGGAAGGCATGGCTAGTCCTTGGCAAGAAGACTTCAAG ACGCAAGTGGTCTCCTCCATGTTTGCACCACTTTCCTGCCTACCCAGTCAGAGTTTACCACCGCTTAAGATTCCCGAGCAGTGCTACTACCGCCCGTCTTGGACGCTCCTGCCCAAAATGGAGCACATCCCAGCCGCCATGCACGCTCAAAGCAGCGGTTTCGTCAGGGATGGATACAC AAATATCCCAAGCGTCAGCGCTCTGACAGAACAGGACTACAACCAGATGAGCGGCACCACAGCTTCCGTCAGCACCACCGTGGGCATCCTGCCCTCCCCGGCCACGCCTCGTTTCTCCGTGCCCACCCCACGCACCCCTCGCACGCCGCGGGGCATGAACCCCGCCAGCTGCGGCCAAGGTTCCGTGAAGCAGGACGGCACGGAGCTGAGCTCGCCCGCTTCGACCCCTTCCACCAGCCTGCCTCTTAGCTCCGTGGAGCCCCTGGCCCGACCTCGACCTTGCCTCCCCGAGAGCCACAGCCTGTACGCCATTCTGCTTCTGTCGGACTCGGTCCTCAACGTCTTCAAGGACCGCAACTTTGACAGCTGCTGCATCTGTGCCTGCAACATGAACGTGAAGGGGGCGGACGTCGGGGTGTACATCCCCGATTCCACCTGCGAGGATCAGTACCGTTGCATGTGCGGCTTCAGCGCCATCGTCAACAGGCAGCTGGCCCACGGCACCGGCCTCTTCCTGGAAGATGAGCTGGATATTTACGGCCGCTCCTCCGAGATCGGTCGGGCCGCCGAGAGGAGGCTGGCTCTCGGCCGGCGGGAGCCGACAATGGGCGACCCCAGAGCCAAGCGGCCTCAGGATGCGGCACCCGCTTCGCCCTCGCTCATGGTCCTGCTTCAGGAGCAGTGCTCGCAGCCCATTTCCTCCCTCGCCTCACTGCACCTTCCCCACGGCTATTCCAGCTATTCCCGCAAAGGGGTGCTGCTCCAAAGTTGGCTGTCGGAGAAGCAGTGGGTAGACGGGAGCGACGCCTGTGTGGAGTGTTACAATGCCTTGGAGCAGGGGCTGCAGTATGTGGACAACTCCACGGGGGGCAAAGTGGATCCAGCTGTTGTCAGAAGTACAGCTCTCCATCCTTGGCCTCACACCAATG TGGCGGACATGAGCATGTTGTCGTCCCAGGACATGGTGCGCTTGCTGCTGTCCTTGCAACCGTTCCTGCAAGACGCCATCCAGAAGAAAAGAACCGGGCGAACTTGGGATAATATTCAACACGTTCAGGGTCCACTCACCTGGCAGCAGTTCCATAAGATGGCGGGCAGGGGCTCGTATG GTTCTGAGGAGTCCCCAGAGCCCTTGCCCATCCCCACCGTCCTGCTTGGCTATGATCGAGAACGGGACTTCCTGGCGCTGTCCCCTCTGGCCTTGCCCTTCTGGGAGAAGCTCTTGCTGGAGCCTTACGGGGGTCAACGAGATGCGGCGTACGTGGTGCTCTGTCCAAATAGCCCCCCGCTGTTGGCCGCCGCCCGAGCCTTCTTCCAGGAGCTCAGCGCTGTTTATGAG ACATGTCGTCTTGGAAAGCACCGTCCTCTGGCCAAGGTGTCCCGGGATGGGATCGTCCGCGTGGGAGAGGAGGTGGAATCTGAAAGGCTGGAGGATCTGGATGTGGACCAGTGGTTGAGCGGTCCCTGGGCTGGAGAGCAACACATGGACAACCTCAGCAAACTGAAACTTTATGCCTATGCCTGTAAACTGCAACTAG GACCCCAGTTGTCAGTCCTGCCTCTGGACAGCACACTTCTCTTGCCACCCAGAATCCAAACATCCGCCTCTTCAGCGCAGCCCGCCTCCTCCGGCCAGCCTCAAACATGGGCAACCGATGCAGAAGCAGCTTCCGGGGCTCCCGGGGCTCCCGGGGCTCCCGGGGCTCCCGGGGCTCCCGGGGCTCCCGGGGCTGGAGGCTCAGCCACTCCAGCCGCAACACCTTCCGGCCAGACGGCGGAGTTGACGCCTGGGGGCTCCGGCGAGTCCAAAGGCCCCTTGAGTGGCGCACCAGCAGCCAACACACCAGCAGAGAACTCTGACGC caCCACCGAGCAGTCCAGAATCGGCATCCCGACCGGCCCAGACTCCACGGACAGCCGCACCAACCCACCCGCCATCGTCGTTTACGTCGTGGACGCTTTTCTTAGCCCGACAGGCATGCGGAGCGAAGgaggggaggaagaggaaggtgaCGAAGTCGAGGCGGAGAGCGTGTGGCTGCTCGGGCTTCTTCGCTGCTACACGGAAATGCTGCAGACTCTGCCCGAGACCGTTAGACCTGCACTCGTTCTCCAG GTGGTGCCATGCCAGTACCTCCTGCAGCCTGCCAGCGGGGAGAGCCACTTGTACCTGCAGCACTTGCGCTCGCTGGCCTTCTCATGCTACTCGCAATGTCGACGCCTGCGGCCCCAGCACACGCACATCAAGTCCCTGACCGGTTTTGGCCCAGTTTCCACTGTCACGTCGGTCCTCAAGAGCCCAGAT CATCCCAGCCCAGTGCACTTGTACTCGCCCCCCTTCATCCTCGGGCCCACCCGGCCCAAGCAGCCAGAACAAGGAGAGATTTGGGCCGAAGTCCCTCCCAGGTACAACGTGCTCTTTGTGGGGTACTGTCTGTCACATGACCAACGCTGGATCCTGGTGTCGTGCACGGACCAGCAAGGAGAGCTGCTAGAGACGTGCATCATCAACGTGGACGTTCCCAACAG GGCACGGCGCCCGAAGGTGTCCGCTCGGAAGATGGGTCTGCAGAAACTGTGGGAGTGGTGCGTTGGCATCATCCAGATGACCTCATTGCCGTGGAGGATTGTGATTGGTCGGTTAGGGAGACTGGGCCACGGCGAACTTAAAG ACTGGAGCTCGCTCCTCGGGGAGCACTCGTTGCATTCCACAGGGCGCCAGCTCAGGGAGGCGTGTCGCATGTGCGGCATCTCGGCGGCGGACACCCCCTCCATCCTAAGTGCCTGCCTGGTAGCCATGGAGCCGCAGGGCTCCCTCGTGGTCATGCCCG ACGCCGTGACGATGGGCTCCGTGTTCGGCCGCAGCACCGCCTTGAACCTGCAGACGTCGCAGCTCAACACGCCTCAGGATGCCTCGTGCACACACATCCTCGTCTTCCCGACGTCCGCCACCACCCAGCTGGCGCCGAGCTCCTACCCCACTGAGGACAATAACG ACGACATGTTCGACTTGCCCTTTCCTGACGAACTGGAGAACGACATCGGCCATGACATGATGCTGATCACGGGTAACCTCCATCCTTCGCCCAACACCTCCCCTGTGCCGTCACCGGGCTCACCATCCGGAATGGGATCCCACTTTCAACACACCAGG AGCCAAGGGGAGCGCTTACTATCCAGAGACAATCCTCCGGAAGAGCTGAAGCAGCAGCCGCTGGCTCTGGGCTACTACGTCTCCACAGCGCAAGCGGGTGGACTCCCGCATTGGTTCTGGGCCCCCTACCCTCAAGCTGAGAACCAATGTCCTCTCTTCCTCAAG GCATCGCTCCACCACCACATCTCCATGGTCCAGTCCGATGAGCTGGTGGCAGACAAGACAAAGAGGACCCCTCACCCGCTGGACTCAAAAACCACCTCAGATGTGCTCCG ATTTGTGTTGGAGCAGTACAATGCACTGTCCTGGCTGACCTGCACGCCTGCCACCCAGGACCGGCAGTCTTGCCTCCCCGTCCACTTGGCCGTGCTGGTCCAGATGTACAACGCCATCCTCAACATGCTATAG